The Garra rufa chromosome 8, GarRuf1.0, whole genome shotgun sequence genome has a segment encoding these proteins:
- the LOC141340646 gene encoding cerebellin-1-like, which produces MKCLLSILLLLETLVFVVQHQIDGGSRENEISQQLSNEDRRQNPPQTDTRSDASTDSQQYCHLSFPDIHAALRELTATVTEQKANIRALETRLREELNKKTEEISNLTQSQVEELRKENRDREIAFSAALMDDKGPIGPFTTDIILTYRNVFTNIGNAYNPITGIFTAPLKGAYMFNFSVFGSGNPSTPSTASIVKNGQRMVVAHGHQDQYVVNSSKGVVLILEVGDVVYVTLWSGRGIYDETHKHNTFSGYLLFPLREQEL; this is translated from the exons ATGAAGTGTTTGTTAAGTATTCTGCTGCTGTTGGAAACCTTAGTGTTTGTTGTACAGCATCAGATAGATGGAGGATCCCGTGAGAATGAGATCAGTCAACAGCTCAGCAATGAGGACAGAAGACAGAATCCACCTCAAACAGACACTCGGAGTGATGCTTCAACTGATAGCCAACAATACTGTCATCTGAGCTTCCCTGACATCCATGCAGCACTGAGAGAACTGACCGCCACAGTTACAGAGCAGAAAGCAAACATCAGAGCTTTAGAGACACGACTAAGAGAAGAGCTGAACAAGAAAACTGAAG AAATTTCAAATCTTACTCAGAGTCAAGTTGAGGAGCTGCGAAAGGAAAATAGAG ACAGAGAGATAGCTTTTTCAGCTGCGCTGATGGACGACAAAGGACCTATTGGTCCTTTTACCACTGACATCATACTAACCTACAGGAATGTCTTCACAAACATAGGAAATGCCTACAACCCAATTACAG GTATTTTCACAGCCCCACTAAAAGGAGCATACATGTTCAACTTCTCTGTCTTTGGATCGGGTAATCCCTCAACTCCATCAACTGCCTCCATTGTGAAGAATGGACAGCGGATGGTTGTAGCACATGGACATCAGGATCAGTACGTTGTAAACTCCTCGAAAGGAGTTGTATTGATCCTCGAGGTTGGAGATGTTGTCTATGTGACACTTTGGTCTGGAAGGGGGATATATGATGAGACGCATAAGCACAACACTTTTAGCGGTTACCTACTGTTTCCCTTAAGAGAACAGGAGCTTTGA